GTAAAGCTATGGGAGTATTGTAGGTTTCGATGAAAACAAGTTGGAAACGTAGTCCCAGATTGGCTACGCTTAAGTGGGTCAGATGTTCTAGTAGTCCTAAAGCACTGGAGCCTGCAGTATACAGAACCGCTTTTCCTAATGGATTCCACCGGCCACCAGTGAGTTTGGCTTCAGTACCCGATAGGTCTTGGGCGTATTTAGGTTTGGTTATGCGAAATAGATTCAAGGCTAAAGTGTATAGAAGTAAGAAAAGACCACTTTAGCTCAGTACTCCATGATCCAGGCGGATCAGTTCGGACTCCACTTCCCGGCATCCAGCAAAGGTATCTAATATCTCAAAAGGTACCCGCTGAAGGTAGGCATGGTAGGTATGCATCCATCGGTGAATATTCTCTACCGACTCCAGCGTTTCCATTGCCTGCTCATACACCTGTTGAATACGTAAGAATCGCTCAGTTTGCTGCCGTCCTAGTTTTTTTTGTTCCAACAAGTTATAGTATCCCTTTCGGCTTAGAGTCATCAGAAAAGCCATGTCCTGAGCAGTAAGCGAAAACTTTTGCTGAAAATCACGAACTTGCTCAGATGAGACACCAGCTTCAATATGGGTAAGAATGTCCATCGGTAACATTTTACAGTATCACGTGTAAATATATACAATTTACTAAACGTGTACCAAGTATATAAGTTTTTATTAACTGATCTGCGCAAAGGGTTTACTGATAATAATTAAGAGCATAGCTAAGCTTATTCTTGATACGGTTTCTTAATTTTTGCGGCTTAATTACCTCAACAGAATCACCGAATCCAAGTATCAGTCGTTCTAATTCAAAATTGAGATGTACCTTGATGCTAACGGTTATGCTACTATCATTTAAGGTTTTAAGTAGCTTTTGAGAAGTATGAAAAGGTTTTGTTAATACATAAGGGGCATTGAGCGGGTTGATCCGTAAAATGACTTCTCGTACCGAATTGGGATGCAGTACAGTTACCCCAATTGTATTTTGATAGTACGTATCTCCGTCAAAATCTTCTTCTAAGTAGGGAGTGTGGAGATCGTAATTGATCTCAATAATGCGATCTAGGGCGAGGGTAATCACTGGCCCTTTCTCTTTTGACCTTCCCACTAAGAACCAGCGGTTATTATATTCTTTCAAAATGAAGGGGTGGAAGGTTAGATTAGACGCCATTTTGGCCGTAAATGACTGATACGTAATGATGAGAACAACCTTCTTGATAATTGCCTGATAGAGAGAATCTAGATGAGACAAACCTTTAAGATTTTCATTTTTATCTAAATGAATCACCGCTGGCTGTCTGGTTTTTTCCGTGTATACTTTATCCTCTAATCGTTGAATGATACCTCCTAGCTCTGAGAAAAGAGAAAAATCTTTGAATTGCTTCAGCATTTCTACCGTTTCTGATAATACCTGCATATCAGTATCCGATAGCGGAATATCAGTAATAGAGTACGCTGGGTCAGCATATCTGTAGTACTTTTTGTCATACACCTCAATAGGAGCATTATAGCCTAACTTATCACTTCGCATCATCTGCAAGTCAGCCTGGATAGTACGTCGACTTACATTGACCGCTCGGCCTTCGTATTCATATAATGCCTCCGAACAAGCTTCTATTAGATCAGGAAGCGCCCATTGTCGATATCGGTTTTGGAAACACTTGTCAATTGTTTTATACCGAATGAGGGCATTCTTACTAAAAGCCATCGTATTTTTTTCAAAAAGTAGGCAAAAAAGTAAAGTGTGCAAAATCCCTGCGCACATCATTCTTTCCTTTGTAATGTTCAAAAAGAAAAAGCAATGGAAATCACTGGAAAGACATTAGTTGCATTAGGCTATCAGCCAGGAAAATGGTTTAAAGAAGCCATAATTTATGCCAATCAGCATCAACTAGAAGGAGAACAGCTAACAAATTATCTGGATAGTGTCAAACCAATCCACCAGCCTCTACATACTGAAACTGTTGATTTGAAGATCAATATTCACGCGGATAATGATCAAGAGCAAGGAAATGTTGATGCCGTGGTAGCTTCTATGAGAAAATTATTACGTACTCCAACAATGGTTAAAGGTGCCGTTATGCCAGATGCTTGCCCAACCGGACCCATTGGTACTATTCCGGTAGGTGGTGTAGCTGTAGCTAAGAATGCTATTCATCCCGGTATGCACTCTGCTGACATATGTTGTTCTGTTATGTTAACCGATGTGGGGATGATTGATCCTAAAAAGGTACTAGATCAGGCTCAACAAGTAACCCATTTCGGATTTGGGGGACGAAGCTATGATAAGCAATTTTTACTGCCTACTCGCCTAAAGAATAGCTTTAAAGACAACCCCCTGCTAAATAAAGAGAAGATGCTTGAAATGGCTCAATCACACTTGGGTACGCAAGGTGATGGAAATCACTTTCTGTTCGTAGGTAAGTCGGCTAAGACCGGGCATACCATGATGGTGACCCATCACGGATCACGGGGTGTAGGAGCTATGCTGTACAGTCAAGGAATGAAGATTGCTGAAAACTTCCGGAAGCAAATTTCTCCCGAAACGCTCAAGCAAAATGCCTGGATTCCTTTCGATACCGAAGAAGGCAAACAGTACTGGCAGGCCCTGCAAACCATTCGAGCCTGGACGAAACTAAACCATAGCATGCTGCACGATGCCACCTTACACGGTTTAAGGGTACAAGGGTATGATCGCTATTGGAACGAACATAACTTCGTTTTTCAAGTCGGATCGACAAGCGATGAGCCCCTATTTTATCATGCCAAAGGAGCCACTCCATTAGATGAGAAATTTTTGCCCGATAGTACGGGGCCTCGTCTAGTTCCGTTGAATATGGCCGAACCAGTATTAATAGTTCAGGGGGCAACTACGAAGGATAATTTGGGATTCGCCCCACACGGTGCGGGTCGTAATATTAGCCGTAGTGCGCATAAGCGGGAAAAGCAGGGACAAACGGAGTTACAAATCTTTCAAGAAGAAACGGAAGGAATTGACGTACGCTTTTTCTCAGGTGAGATAGACATCTCTGAGTTGCCGTCTGCTTATAAAAACGCACAGACAGTACGATCGCAAATGCAAACCTATGGGTTGGGAGACGTGATTGATGAGGTGCTTCCTTACGGTAGTATTATGGCGGGAGATTGGCAGAAAAATGCTCCCTGGAAGCGAAGAAAGAAAAATAAGAAGAAAAAACAGCAGTGCGCAAAATAACTGCGCACTCAGATCTGATCTTTGATACACTAAGGAAGGTCAAGAATAAGTTACTTCAACCATTACCAAGTT
This window of the Porifericola rhodea genome carries:
- a CDS encoding RtcB family protein, with the translated sequence MEITGKTLVALGYQPGKWFKEAIIYANQHQLEGEQLTNYLDSVKPIHQPLHTETVDLKINIHADNDQEQGNVDAVVASMRKLLRTPTMVKGAVMPDACPTGPIGTIPVGGVAVAKNAIHPGMHSADICCSVMLTDVGMIDPKKVLDQAQQVTHFGFGGRSYDKQFLLPTRLKNSFKDNPLLNKEKMLEMAQSHLGTQGDGNHFLFVGKSAKTGHTMMVTHHGSRGVGAMLYSQGMKIAENFRKQISPETLKQNAWIPFDTEEGKQYWQALQTIRAWTKLNHSMLHDATLHGLRVQGYDRYWNEHNFVFQVGSTSDEPLFYHAKGATPLDEKFLPDSTGPRLVPLNMAEPVLIVQGATTKDNLGFAPHGAGRNISRSAHKREKQGQTELQIFQEETEGIDVRFFSGEIDISELPSAYKNAQTVRSQMQTYGLGDVIDEVLPYGSIMAGDWQKNAPWKRRKKNKKKKQQCAK
- a CDS encoding MbcA/ParS/Xre antitoxin family protein; protein product: MDILTHIEAGVSSEQVRDFQQKFSLTAQDMAFLMTLSRKGYYNLLEQKKLGRQQTERFLRIQQVYEQAMETLESVENIHRWMHTYHAYLQRVPFEILDTFAGCREVESELIRLDHGVLS
- a CDS encoding helix-turn-helix transcriptional regulator — protein: MMRSDKLGYNAPIEVYDKKYYRYADPAYSITDIPLSDTDMQVLSETVEMLKQFKDFSLFSELGGIIQRLEDKVYTEKTRQPAVIHLDKNENLKGLSHLDSLYQAIIKKVVLIITYQSFTAKMASNLTFHPFILKEYNNRWFLVGRSKEKGPVITLALDRIIEINYDLHTPYLEEDFDGDTYYQNTIGVTVLHPNSVREVILRINPLNAPYVLTKPFHTSQKLLKTLNDSSITVSIKVHLNFELERLILGFGDSVEVIKPQKLRNRIKNKLSYALNYYQ